AGGAGACGATACATTTTCTCAGCATTATTATGTATTGAATTCCAATGGGGGTATGGTATTCCCTCTGGAAGTTCCCCAGAAATTGAGTATTTCTGAACAACCGATTAAGGCCAACGCGACGAATCAAGAAATCTTTGAACATTTCAATCGAGAAAGCTTTGAAGTTTCTGTCCCTGAAAAGATTGGCGGTGCAATTTTGACAGGAAATAATCGCACCTTGCAAAATTTACAAACAGATCTTCAAGAAACGCTAGGAACTGAATCTTCTGAACTCAATCAATTGGCTCAACAAATTTTAACTCGGTTTGATGCCAATACCCAATGGGATTTCTCTATGTTTGCTCCTTTCTCCCAATTGCCAGGAGATTTACCGAGTAGTCAGCCCATTCTGATACAAGCCAATGTAGCTTTATCACAACAAACAGGAGTCGGAAATCAACAAATTAGCTTGATTGATAGTACGGATTTGCCTAATTCTATTATTCAACTCCAAAATATTAATGTTGCTTTATTAAGGGGGCAAATGCAACTCTTGGGCGATGCCGGAAAAAATATTGTTGTTGGAGATAAACTAGGCCAAACCATTGCATTAGGTCAAGGAGATGATGAAGCACATGGCGGCGCTGCTGGAGATCTTCTCTATGGTGGAAAAGATAATGATTTGCTATTTGGAAATCAAGACAATGATAACTTGTTTGGAGATTTAGGAGATGACAGCCTTTATGGTGGACAAGGAGATGATTTCTTAGAGGGAGGAGAAGGGGATGATCACCTATTTGGAGATTTAGGAAATGATATTTTAATCGGAGGTAAAGGACGCGATCGCTTTTATATTGCAGGGAATACAGGAGTAGATATCATTAATGATTTTACTCTAGGCGAAGATCAAATTCAGTTAACAGGCGGATTAAGTCTTGAAGCGTTGCAAATCACAACCGTTAATGGTAATACAATCATTAAACTTGCCAATACGGGAGAGGAACTTGTTAAACTGTTGGGTTTTGATAGTACCTTAATTAATTCCTCAGAATTTATCGCTTGATGG
The Planktothrix tepida PCC 9214 genome window above contains:
- a CDS encoding calcium-binding protein: GDDTFSQHYYVLNSNGGMVFPLEVPQKLSISEQPIKANATNQEIFEHFNRESFEVSVPEKIGGAILTGNNRTLQNLQTDLQETLGTESSELNQLAQQILTRFDANTQWDFSMFAPFSQLPGDLPSSQPILIQANVALSQQTGVGNQQISLIDSTDLPNSIIQLQNINVALLRGQMQLLGDAGKNIVVGDKLGQTIALGQGDDEAHGGAAGDLLYGGKDNDLLFGNQDNDNLFGDLGDDSLYGGQGDDFLEGGEGDDHLFGDLGNDILIGGKGRDRFYIAGNTGVDIINDFTLGEDQIQLTGGLSLEALQITTVNGNTIIKLANTGEELVKLLGFDSTLINSSEFIA